The following proteins come from a genomic window of Synechococcus sp. NB0720_010:
- a CDS encoding ABC transporter ATP-binding protein: MTPAQPPLRRLLRALRPHRRLVRLAALCSVLNKLFDLAPPVLIALAVNVVVQQDTSWLASWGVTTIPGQLGVLAGLSFVIWSAESLFEYLYALLWRNLAQTVQHELRLEAYDHLQRLEMGFFESSSSGRLLAILNDDINQLERFLDHGANEVLQLITTVLAVGGAMVWLSPAVAGVSFLPIPLILWGSLHFQKRLQPRYREVRERAGDLASRLANNLGGMLTIKSYAAEQWETDRLCSQSRAYQSSNSRAIRLSAAFIPLIRFAILFAFLAILVIGGLQAWRGVIDVGTYSFLVFITQRLLWPLTSLGRTLDDYQRAMASTQRVLDLVDTPIAIPSGHRPLPSQSVRGQIRFEQVSFGYSGRELLLRNFDLEIPAGSTLGIVGATGSGKSTIVKLLLRLYGLQGGRIRLDGQPIEELELGDLRKAIGLVSQEVFLFHGTVAENIAYGSFEATRGEIEQAAQLAEASRFIEELPQGYDTVVGERGQRLSGGQRQRIALARAILKNPPVLILDEATAAVDNETEAAIQRSLDRITAERTTLVIAHRLSTVRHADRIVVMDQGRIVESGSHEELIAAGGAYVNLWRVQAGLRQDEALAL; this comes from the coding sequence ATGACCCCAGCTCAACCCCCACTGCGCCGACTCCTGCGTGCCCTAAGGCCCCATCGCCGCTTGGTCCGGCTCGCAGCACTCTGCTCAGTCCTGAACAAGCTGTTCGACTTGGCTCCTCCAGTGCTGATCGCCCTGGCGGTCAATGTGGTGGTGCAGCAGGACACCTCATGGCTGGCCAGCTGGGGGGTGACGACGATTCCAGGGCAACTGGGCGTCCTGGCCGGACTGTCCTTTGTGATCTGGAGCGCGGAGTCGCTGTTCGAGTACCTCTACGCCCTGCTCTGGCGCAACCTGGCCCAGACGGTGCAGCACGAGCTCAGGCTGGAGGCCTACGACCATCTCCAACGATTGGAGATGGGCTTTTTTGAATCGAGCTCCAGCGGCCGCCTGCTGGCGATCCTGAACGACGACATCAACCAGCTCGAGCGCTTTCTTGACCACGGCGCGAACGAGGTTCTGCAACTGATCACGACCGTGCTGGCGGTGGGGGGCGCCATGGTCTGGCTCTCACCTGCGGTGGCTGGGGTCTCCTTCCTGCCCATCCCCTTGATTCTCTGGGGCTCCCTGCATTTCCAGAAGCGCCTGCAACCGCGCTACCGCGAGGTGCGCGAGCGGGCCGGAGACCTGGCCAGCCGACTCGCGAACAACCTCGGAGGCATGCTCACCATCAAGAGCTACGCCGCTGAGCAGTGGGAGACCGATCGTCTCTGCAGCCAGAGCCGTGCTTACCAGAGCAGCAACAGCCGGGCGATTCGACTCTCGGCGGCGTTTATTCCCCTGATTCGCTTCGCGATCCTGTTTGCCTTCCTGGCGATCCTGGTCATTGGCGGCCTCCAGGCCTGGCGCGGGGTGATCGATGTCGGCACCTATTCCTTCTTGGTCTTCATCACCCAGCGCCTGCTCTGGCCCTTGACCAGCCTGGGCCGCACCCTCGATGACTACCAGCGCGCCATGGCCTCCACCCAGCGGGTGCTGGACCTGGTGGACACACCAATCGCGATACCCAGCGGCCATCGCCCCCTGCCCAGCCAGAGCGTGCGCGGGCAGATCCGTTTTGAGCAGGTGAGCTTTGGCTACAGCGGCAGGGAGCTGCTGCTTCGCAACTTTGACCTGGAGATCCCCGCCGGCAGCACCCTGGGGATCGTCGGGGCCACGGGCTCAGGCAAAAGCACCATCGTCAAATTGCTGCTGCGTCTCTATGGGCTGCAGGGCGGAAGGATCCGCCTTGATGGCCAACCGATCGAAGAACTGGAACTGGGGGATCTACGCAAGGCGATCGGCCTGGTGAGCCAGGAGGTCTTCCTTTTCCACGGGACCGTGGCCGAGAACATTGCCTATGGCAGCTTCGAGGCCACGCGGGGCGAGATCGAGCAGGCCGCACAACTGGCGGAGGCCTCTCGCTTCATTGAGGAGCTGCCGCAGGGCTACGACACGGTGGTGGGCGAGCGGGGCCAGCGCCTCTCCGGTGGACAGCGCCAACGGATCGCCCTGGCCCGGGCCATCCTCAAAAATCCACCCGTCTTGATCCTCGATGAAGCAACGGCGGCGGTGGACAACGAAACCGAGGCGGCGATTCAGCGTTCCCTCGATCGAATCACCGCCGAGCGCACCACCCTGGTGATTGCGCACCGCCTGTCCACCGTGCGCCATGCCGATCGGATCGTGGTCATGGACCAGGGACGGATCGTCGAGAGCGGCAGCCACGAGGAACTGATCGCCGCCGGTGGGGCCTACGTCAATCTCTGGCGGGTCCAGGCGGGGCTACGCCAGGACGAGGCCCTAGCTCTCTAA
- a CDS encoding LCP family protein: MPRRRDERAAMLTAIGFGLGGGLLLASPVADYLSSPQVSERHQLVNPFSSWNSLSDADVVILGTDVGGGNTDVMYTMRVQNGVTKLLQVPRDTYINSSSFGPVKANALYAYGGPDAVKAELSKHLGRPVRHHILVNLAVIRRLGDALGGLEVNVPKRMWYHDNTQGLHIDLQPGRQVLKGRDLEGFLRFRHDEMGDIGRLDRQRLVLKALFKQITRPESLVRLPALLAVAGKDLRTDLGPMEIGGLISAMGSTELNAERLGGRPFMHEGISYWKAEWPEATAAGAAAAGSSERFKFLF; this comes from the coding sequence ATGCCCCGCCGCCGCGATGAGCGCGCAGCGATGCTGACGGCCATTGGCTTTGGGTTGGGTGGTGGACTCCTGCTTGCCTCTCCCGTCGCGGACTACCTCAGCAGTCCCCAGGTGAGCGAGCGCCACCAGCTGGTCAATCCGTTCAGCAGCTGGAACAGCCTCAGTGACGCCGATGTGGTGATCCTGGGAACCGACGTCGGCGGCGGCAATACCGACGTGATGTACACGATGCGTGTGCAAAACGGCGTCACCAAGCTGCTGCAGGTACCCCGGGACACCTACATCAACTCCAGCAGCTTTGGCCCGGTGAAGGCCAACGCCCTCTACGCCTATGGCGGCCCCGATGCGGTCAAGGCGGAGCTCTCCAAGCACCTGGGACGTCCGGTGCGTCACCACATCCTGGTGAACCTGGCGGTGATCCGGCGCCTGGGGGATGCCCTGGGCGGCCTTGAGGTCAACGTGCCCAAGCGCATGTGGTATCACGACAACACCCAAGGCCTGCACATCGATCTGCAGCCAGGCCGCCAGGTCCTCAAGGGCCGAGACCTCGAGGGCTTCCTACGGTTCCGCCACGACGAGATGGGGGACATCGGCCGCCTGGATCGCCAGCGCCTGGTGCTCAAGGCCCTGTTCAAACAGATCACCCGCCCAGAGAGCCTGGTGCGGCTCCCCGCTCTGCTCGCTGTCGCCGGCAAGGACCTGCGCACGGACCTGGGGCCGATGGAGATTGGAGGCCTGATCAGTGCCATGGGCAGCACCGAGCTGAACGCCGAGCGCCTCGGCGGCCGCCCCTTCATGCATGAGGGCATCAGCTACTGGAAGGCCGAATGGCCCGAAGCCACCGCCGCTGGGGCCGCAGCCGCCGGCAGCTCCGAGCGCTTCAAGTTTCTCTTCTAG
- a CDS encoding DUF6737 family protein: MSETKPAFWSLKPWWCQPWSILLTGVLVIAGSWLLLHRWWISAPVAVAVLAWWGLFLVLVPAAYRDEEGQP; this comes from the coding sequence ATGTCTGAGACCAAGCCCGCGTTCTGGAGTCTCAAGCCCTGGTGGTGTCAGCCCTGGTCCATCTTGTTGACCGGTGTTCTGGTGATCGCCGGCAGCTGGCTGCTGTTGCACCGCTGGTGGATCAGCGCACCGGTGGCGGTGGCTGTGTTGGCCTGGTGGGGCCTGTTTCTGGTGCTCGTTCCCGCGGCCTACCGGGATGAGGAAGGCCAGCCTTAA
- a CDS encoding MgtC/SapB family protein translates to MGSILLANAWSSTLDVDLTVLLRLGLSVLCGLAVGYNRAQHFAQPQTNRLRVHVLVGLSACLLVLAAGDQPDARSRAIQGIATGVGFLGAGEILVDRGGESFAGQQPRVHGLTSAASIWFTAALGVTVAASTPVLAITALLLALVVLSQHAKRPHV, encoded by the coding sequence ATGGGCTCAATCTTGTTGGCGAACGCCTGGTCCTCGACCCTGGACGTCGACCTGACGGTGCTGTTGCGTCTGGGGTTATCGGTCTTGTGTGGTCTGGCGGTGGGCTACAACCGCGCCCAGCACTTTGCTCAGCCCCAGACGAACCGGCTGCGGGTGCACGTGCTGGTCGGTCTCAGTGCCTGCTTATTGGTTCTGGCGGCGGGGGACCAACCCGATGCGCGCAGCCGGGCGATTCAAGGGATCGCCACGGGAGTGGGTTTCCTGGGGGCCGGGGAGATCCTGGTGGATCGCGGCGGGGAGTCGTTTGCAGGGCAGCAACCGCGGGTGCACGGCCTCACCAGTGCCGCATCGATCTGGTTCACAGCCGCCCTCGGGGTGACGGTGGCGGCATCCACTCCGGTGCTGGCGATCACTGCTTTGCTCCTGGCCCTCGTGGTGCTCTCTCAACACGCCAAGAGGCCCCATGTCTGA
- a CDS encoding aromatic acid exporter family protein, with protein MDALLVRNTLKMFTAVFLTAAIALWFERIEFVWYPLMAVVIVVDDNDDHTVKAATARVMGTVIGGLVTFVVHTILSGWMGVLVSILLMIPVLRLFGWQSGLSTAATLSVMFLMIPRYEALDWDYVFNRGLDTVVGCLVALGVGLLFWPRNSYRELQSLDKHLLADLQGQLERYQAWLDGQHERPAPLNTAPLTGNLMRMTDLVERERRGPRQKRLRSSRWQQRLRLWQIVQFHWIAWERLIEGLPQLDIAQATPLQQSIAGLHRQLQGGTQATPRRQPQRWQQLAQSQRLPLLQLLALEEETRPLHASLGSLARRPC; from the coding sequence GTGGACGCACTGCTGGTGCGCAACACCCTGAAGATGTTCACGGCGGTATTCCTCACGGCAGCGATTGCCCTGTGGTTTGAGCGCATTGAGTTTGTTTGGTATCCGCTAATGGCGGTGGTGATTGTTGTTGATGACAACGATGACCACACCGTCAAGGCCGCAACCGCTCGGGTGATGGGCACGGTGATCGGTGGCCTGGTGACCTTTGTGGTCCACACGATCCTCAGCGGCTGGATGGGGGTGCTGGTCTCGATCCTCTTGATGATCCCGGTCCTGCGCCTGTTCGGCTGGCAATCGGGCCTGAGCACCGCCGCCACCTTGAGCGTGATGTTCTTGATGATTCCCCGCTACGAGGCCCTCGATTGGGACTACGTCTTCAACCGCGGCCTCGACACCGTGGTCGGCTGTCTGGTGGCCTTGGGGGTGGGACTGCTGTTCTGGCCGCGCAACAGCTACCGCGAGTTGCAAAGCCTCGACAAGCACCTACTAGCTGATCTGCAGGGGCAACTCGAGCGCTACCAGGCCTGGCTGGATGGTCAACACGAGCGACCGGCGCCACTGAATACAGCCCCCCTGACCGGCAACCTGATGCGGATGACGGATCTGGTGGAGCGGGAACGCCGAGGCCCCCGCCAGAAGCGGCTGCGCTCAAGCCGCTGGCAGCAACGCCTGCGGCTCTGGCAGATCGTCCAGTTCCATTGGATTGCCTGGGAGCGACTGATCGAAGGCCTACCCCAACTCGACATCGCCCAAGCAACGCCGCTGCAGCAGAGCATCGCCGGCCTGCATCGACAACTCCAGGGGGGCACACAGGCCACACCGCGGCGTCAGCCGCAGCGCTGGCAACAGCTCGCCCAGAGCCAACGACTGCCGCTGCTGCAGTTGCTGGCCCTCGAGGAAGAAACCAGACCCCTGCACGCCAGCCTGGGCAGCTTGGCCCGGCGGCCATGCTGA
- a CDS encoding FUSC family protein, whose translation MLISRAELRLAVAAGLSNGFAAMTGLAYGFYSPLAVVSVGTGSYGGAIELGRQRLLGTVLGSVLLLVGYWGLRDVPMPIAIAITLAALRLLGGWLKLLVGYKVGGLIVVMGWLSHSANLGTWIPLRFFWTVFGVLVGLLSLRLFWPTRSLDTVLRQYGELFGDLRRTYQALAQRLLNSEAQGPGIEDYKRLRARLISLRALRPALSVELGEGANRHPSVQLVQGLDDACSRLVMMVGGMVRRAPTLNDSALIERLHEGEAALLQVLGQRLEQWEQRFSARRRTLPQPPSSALALPQPWLDLNRELADPNLNRIPLESLERIAARLLLCRQAEQAMQDAERTWASVLPR comes from the coding sequence ATGCTGATCAGCCGCGCCGAACTGCGGTTGGCGGTGGCCGCCGGCCTGAGCAATGGCTTCGCCGCCATGACCGGCTTGGCCTATGGCTTCTATTCCCCTCTGGCGGTGGTGTCCGTTGGGACGGGCAGTTACGGCGGGGCGATCGAATTGGGCCGTCAGCGGCTCCTCGGCACAGTGCTGGGCTCAGTTCTGCTGCTGGTGGGCTACTGGGGTCTGCGCGATGTGCCCATGCCCATCGCCATCGCCATCACCCTGGCGGCCCTACGGCTCCTGGGGGGGTGGCTGAAGCTCTTGGTCGGCTACAAGGTCGGCGGCCTGATTGTGGTGATGGGCTGGCTCTCCCACTCCGCCAACCTTGGCACCTGGATTCCCCTGCGCTTTTTCTGGACGGTCTTTGGCGTGCTGGTGGGGCTCCTGAGCCTGCGATTGTTCTGGCCGACCCGCAGCCTCGATACGGTCCTGCGGCAGTACGGCGAGCTATTCGGCGACCTGAGGCGGACCTACCAGGCGCTGGCCCAGCGCCTGCTGAACAGCGAAGCGCAAGGGCCAGGCATTGAGGACTACAAGCGCCTGCGCGCTCGCCTGATCAGCCTGCGGGCCCTGCGCCCAGCCCTCAGCGTGGAACTGGGAGAAGGGGCAAACCGCCATCCCAGCGTTCAGCTGGTGCAGGGCCTGGATGACGCCTGCTCCCGTCTGGTCATGATGGTTGGCGGCATGGTGCGCCGGGCCCCGACCCTCAACGACAGCGCCCTGATCGAGCGGCTGCATGAGGGCGAAGCGGCCCTGCTGCAGGTTCTGGGCCAACGGCTCGAACAATGGGAGCAGCGGTTCAGCGCCCGGCGGCGAACCCTGCCGCAACCACCCAGCTCTGCGCTGGCCTTGCCCCAGCCCTGGCTGGATCTCAACCGGGAACTCGCGGACCCCAACCTCAACCGCATCCCTCTTGAGAGCTTGGAGCGCATCGCCGCTCGGCTGCTGCTCTGCAGGCAGGCCGAGCAGGCCATGCAGGATGCCGAGCGGACCTGGGCGAGCGTGCTGCCCCGCTAG
- a CDS encoding NHLP bacteriocin system secretion protein translates to MWQQRRQQLQQGWVGLSDHNQVGVCLAGVGGVLALWALFWPVPTEVSGQGVFLYPDNAGVLNARSGGQVLDVKVKVGEPVRKGQVLMTLYLPVLEKQLAQQRGNLAQLERINADLDQRDLWRLETEKRAVEVALAKLTDDSARYASLQSTYSSKLSNLDWLARREVVAPLSREVVAVQQGFTNTSVDLDAVKIQRKKVLTDYEQVKLTIETEALNRRYQIDDLKRQIRVTEAQIAYDGEVLAGRDGSLLDIQVISGQTVSTGQRLGTIGRPQKPGAKAPPLRAVAYFSPADARRLPLGLRMELVPQWKQRGRFGGIVGQVSQVLTLPATEDDVSTTTGNPQLAKALTKEGPVMRAEIELGRDRWSNDGYRWTLSGGSGVFPVRDGLTLNAYGYVEWRSPLSYVLPGLRSLTGGYRTLRIDALWNRPFLRQPGTLE, encoded by the coding sequence ATGTGGCAGCAACGGCGGCAACAGCTCCAGCAGGGTTGGGTTGGTCTGAGCGACCACAACCAAGTCGGCGTCTGCCTGGCGGGGGTCGGCGGGGTCCTGGCGCTCTGGGCGTTGTTCTGGCCGGTGCCGACGGAGGTGAGCGGTCAGGGCGTTTTTCTCTATCCCGATAACGCTGGGGTGCTGAATGCCCGCTCCGGAGGACAGGTCCTCGACGTCAAGGTCAAGGTTGGCGAGCCGGTGCGCAAGGGACAGGTCTTGATGACCCTCTACCTGCCGGTTCTAGAGAAACAACTGGCGCAGCAGCGGGGCAACCTGGCGCAGCTGGAGCGGATCAACGCCGATCTGGACCAGCGCGATCTGTGGCGGCTCGAGACCGAAAAGCGCGCCGTGGAGGTGGCTCTGGCGAAGTTGACGGATGACAGCGCCCGCTACGCCTCACTCCAGTCCACCTACAGCTCCAAACTCAGCAACCTCGACTGGCTGGCTCGCCGGGAAGTGGTGGCACCGCTGTCCCGCGAGGTGGTTGCCGTTCAGCAGGGTTTCACCAACACCAGCGTGGACCTTGATGCGGTGAAGATCCAGCGCAAGAAGGTCCTGACCGACTACGAGCAGGTGAAGCTCACGATTGAGACCGAGGCGCTGAATCGCCGCTACCAGATCGACGATCTCAAGCGGCAGATTCGCGTCACCGAAGCGCAGATCGCCTACGACGGGGAGGTGTTGGCTGGCCGGGACGGCAGCCTGCTCGACATCCAGGTGATCTCCGGGCAAACCGTCTCCACCGGCCAGCGCCTGGGCACGATTGGACGCCCCCAGAAACCCGGTGCCAAGGCTCCGCCCCTGCGGGCCGTGGCCTATTTCTCCCCGGCTGATGCCCGCCGCCTTCCCTTGGGACTGCGGATGGAATTGGTGCCGCAGTGGAAACAACGGGGGCGCTTTGGCGGGATCGTGGGCCAGGTCAGCCAGGTGTTGACCCTGCCAGCCACCGAGGACGACGTCTCCACCACCACCGGCAACCCCCAGTTGGCAAAGGCCCTGACCAAGGAGGGGCCGGTGATGCGCGCCGAGATCGAACTGGGCCGCGATCGTTGGAGCAATGACGGCTACCGCTGGACCCTCTCGGGCGGTAGCGGTGTCTTTCCGGTGCGCGACGGCCTGACCCTCAACGCCTACGGCTATGTGGAATGGCGCTCCCCCTTGAGTTATGTGCTCCCGGGGCTTCGCTCCCTCACCGGTGGCTATCGCACCCTCAGAATTGACGCCCTATGGAACCGTCCTTTCCTCAGGCAGCCCGGAACCTTGGAGTGA
- a CDS encoding TolC family protein has product MRLAAASRILSLAGGLALASLWSPLALGQPNIEASSPEVEKLERSWRALDQQLRVLDALIPPDPQGIPPREAVTAPIPSTLLQPNRAPSQQLQPGQAAPPAPLSLPTPQQLQKGVVEGLSLLEALALGFKNNPELLAQRERVAASLDELQAALGTYWPRISAVAGGSTGQISSNNTASVGNGNLNLGPLFEPGGAFYVPTDGGAYLNQSSNVGAAGLQLDYALLDFARTPRVQAARAVLERERQLYGNQLRQLQLNISEAYYQLQQADQNVRIQDAAVRDDLLILQDSLDLKLAGLVPRVDVLRRRAIEASDQEALIQALADRAIARRRLALVLNLPATVTPSASDPIAVMPHWPLDLEQSLLAAYRGNPELEAILATRTALARQKDATAAQLLPRLALFAGGGSYGQNVNQFNITTSNGGCCGSTVIPTLNTSGYDWSLGLSIRWLLFDAGTTSGETRALQRRVEAAGQDYAARRNAIRLRLEAAFFNHEASLAKLASARRGVAAALEAFRDVRLRYQTGLSSEVDLSITQERLISSLVQRLNATVGVNITYAQLLRELLPVPRDPAAPLTPELTWRAATPAAAPTAPAP; this is encoded by the coding sequence TTGCGCCTCGCTGCGGCAAGCCGAATCTTGAGCCTGGCCGGCGGCCTGGCGTTGGCGAGCCTGTGGAGCCCGCTGGCACTCGGGCAACCCAACATCGAAGCCAGCTCCCCCGAGGTGGAGAAGCTCGAGCGCAGCTGGCGGGCCCTGGATCAGCAGCTGCGGGTCCTTGATGCCCTGATCCCCCCCGACCCCCAGGGGATTCCGCCACGGGAAGCCGTCACGGCCCCCATTCCCAGCACCCTGCTGCAGCCCAATCGAGCACCAAGCCAACAGCTGCAGCCGGGGCAAGCCGCTCCCCCCGCACCCCTGAGCCTTCCGACGCCCCAACAGCTCCAAAAAGGAGTCGTTGAGGGCTTGAGCCTGCTCGAGGCCCTTGCCCTGGGCTTCAAAAACAACCCGGAGCTCCTCGCCCAACGGGAGCGGGTCGCGGCCTCCCTCGATGAACTGCAGGCGGCCCTTGGCACCTACTGGCCGCGGATCAGTGCGGTCGCCGGCGGCAGCACCGGTCAAATCAGTTCGAACAACACCGCCTCCGTCGGCAACGGCAACCTGAACCTGGGGCCCCTGTTTGAGCCGGGGGGCGCCTTCTATGTCCCCACCGACGGGGGGGCCTACCTCAATCAATCCAGCAACGTCGGCGCCGCTGGGCTGCAACTGGACTACGCACTCCTGGACTTCGCCCGCACGCCCCGGGTGCAGGCGGCTCGCGCCGTGCTGGAGCGGGAGCGGCAGCTGTATGGCAACCAGCTCAGGCAACTGCAACTGAACATCAGCGAGGCCTACTACCAGCTGCAGCAGGCTGATCAGAACGTCCGCATCCAGGACGCGGCGGTGCGCGATGACCTGCTGATCCTGCAGGACTCCCTCGATCTGAAATTGGCGGGTCTAGTGCCCCGGGTCGATGTCCTGCGCCGCCGCGCCATTGAGGCCAGCGACCAAGAGGCCCTGATCCAGGCCCTGGCCGATCGCGCCATCGCCCGGCGCCGCTTGGCCCTGGTCCTGAACCTTCCCGCCACGGTCACCCCCAGTGCCAGCGATCCCATCGCCGTGATGCCCCACTGGCCCCTGGACCTTGAGCAGAGCCTGCTGGCGGCCTACCGCGGCAACCCCGAACTCGAGGCAATCCTGGCGACGCGCACCGCCCTGGCGCGGCAAAAAGATGCCACCGCCGCCCAACTGCTGCCGCGGCTGGCCCTGTTTGCCGGGGGCGGCAGCTACGGCCAGAACGTTAATCAGTTCAACATCACCACGAGCAATGGGGGCTGCTGCGGCTCCACCGTGATCCCCACCCTCAACACCAGTGGCTACGACTGGTCCCTGGGCCTGAGCATCCGCTGGTTGCTGTTTGATGCCGGCACCACCAGCGGCGAGACCCGGGCCCTGCAGCGCCGCGTCGAGGCCGCCGGGCAAGACTACGCGGCCCGGCGCAATGCGATTCGGTTGCGGCTGGAGGCGGCCTTCTTCAACCACGAGGCGAGCCTGGCCAAATTGGCCTCAGCCCGGCGCGGGGTCGCCGCGGCCCTCGAAGCCTTCCGCGACGTACGGCTCCGCTACCAAACAGGACTGTCGAGCGAGGTGGATCTTTCGATCACCCAGGAGCGCCTGATCAGTTCCCTCGTGCAGCGGCTCAACGCCACCGTCGGGGTCAACATCACCTACGCCCAGCTGCTGCGCGAACTGCTGCCCGTACCGCGCGATCCTGCCGCACCACTCACCCCGGAGCTCACCTGGCGGGCTGCCACACCTGCAGCTGCTCCAACTGCCCCTGCGCCGTAG
- a CDS encoding FAD-dependent oxidoreductase, with protein sequence MLIVGGGLAGGLLALALRERGVDVCLIAGQQPSATEWSYGVIPGWPLGTSALAIRSAKAAGLWRDLQRRYGDLGLSRARIHLHGGKPWARLLPLPGSQVDSARFHARLPELLKQVGVRYACAEALSVERQQGEWLVRCSDGSAHTSPQLVLAAGAGCRRLWPAWPEALRSSWAGVLELPEAPAHGLRLPAQFQRPALERSSAELQVPRTVVDAGLVPRGAGALLGQISSFAPGLTLQAPPPALEQELRQAIAASGLPKDLAEAPGRWHQVPVAFSRTGIPLAGPLADAPGLFGFSGYSGGFAQVPVLAPLLAEVLAAGSPTAQGQLEQLQVWQPAR encoded by the coding sequence GTGCTGATCGTTGGCGGTGGCCTGGCGGGTGGACTGCTGGCCCTCGCCCTGCGGGAGCGCGGCGTCGACGTCTGTTTGATCGCCGGCCAGCAGCCCTCCGCGACGGAGTGGAGCTATGGGGTGATCCCGGGTTGGCCACTGGGCACCTCAGCTCTTGCGATCCGCTCTGCCAAGGCCGCTGGCCTCTGGCGCGATCTGCAACGCCGCTATGGCGATCTCGGCTTGTCTAGAGCGCGGATCCATCTCCACGGCGGCAAGCCCTGGGCGCGGCTCTTGCCCCTGCCGGGATCCCAAGTCGACAGTGCGCGTTTCCATGCGCGCCTTCCTGAGCTGCTGAAGCAGGTCGGTGTTCGTTACGCCTGCGCCGAGGCGCTGAGCGTTGAGCGTCAGCAGGGTGAGTGGCTGGTGCGTTGCAGCGATGGCTCCGCCCACACCAGTCCTCAGCTGGTGCTGGCCGCCGGTGCGGGCTGCCGCCGCCTCTGGCCGGCCTGGCCTGAGGCGCTGCGCAGCAGCTGGGCAGGAGTGCTGGAGTTGCCCGAAGCGCCGGCCCATGGCCTGCGGCTGCCGGCCCAGTTCCAGCGCCCGGCGCTGGAGCGATCGAGCGCGGAACTCCAGGTCCCTCGGACCGTCGTGGATGCCGGGCTCGTGCCCCGCGGCGCTGGGGCGCTCTTGGGGCAGATCAGCAGCTTTGCTCCCGGCTTGACCTTGCAGGCCCCCCCGCCTGCGCTGGAGCAGGAGCTGAGGCAGGCCATCGCTGCCTCCGGGTTGCCCAAGGACCTCGCTGAGGCGCCTGGCCGCTGGCATCAGGTCCCCGTGGCCTTCAGCCGCACGGGGATTCCCTTAGCTGGCCCCCTGGCGGACGCCCCAGGACTGTTTGGCTTCAGTGGCTATAGCGGCGGCTTCGCCCAGGTCCCGGTGCTCGCGCCGCTGCTGGCGGAGGTGCTCGCGGCGGGCAGCCCTACGGCGCAGGGGCAGTTGGAGCAGCTGCAGGTGTGGCAGCCCGCCAGGTGA
- the psbP gene encoding photosystem II reaction center PsbP, with product MAVLTRWISRGLRSFLALGLVLVLVSCSAVAAGLNSFQSSDGRYAFLYPTGWTRVQVTEGPQVVFHDLINADETLSLVVSDVNETNSLENLGSAVAVGEKLRRVVIAPDGSGREAELVEASEREDGGRTFYDLEYAVHLPDRDRHELATVVVDRGRLYTFAASTNEMRWPKVKGLFHQVITSFTLRI from the coding sequence ATGGCCGTGCTGACCCGCTGGATCTCCCGAGGACTGCGTTCGTTCCTGGCCCTTGGCCTGGTGCTGGTGCTGGTGAGCTGCAGTGCGGTCGCGGCCGGTCTCAACTCCTTCCAAAGCTCGGATGGACGCTACGCCTTCCTCTATCCGACGGGCTGGACCCGGGTGCAGGTCACCGAGGGGCCCCAGGTGGTCTTCCACGACCTGATCAATGCGGATGAAACCCTCAGCCTGGTGGTCTCCGATGTGAATGAGACCAACAGCCTCGAGAACCTCGGTAGCGCAGTGGCGGTGGGCGAGAAGCTGCGCCGCGTCGTGATCGCCCCGGACGGCAGCGGCCGCGAGGCGGAACTGGTGGAGGCCTCTGAGCGTGAGGACGGCGGGCGCACCTTCTACGACCTGGAGTACGCCGTTCACCTTCCCGACCGTGATCGCCATGAGCTGGCGACGGTCGTTGTGGACCGCGGCCGGCTCTACACCTTTGCCGCCAGCACCAACGAGATGCGCTGGCCGAAGGTCAAGGGCCTGTTCCATCAGGTGATCACCTCCTTCACCCTGCGGATCTGA
- the recR gene encoding recombination mediator RecR: protein MIDQFERLPGIGPRTAQRLALHLLNQPSEQIQAFADALLAARSQVGQCQRCFHLSADPLCEICRNEERSTGVLCVVADSRDLLALERTREFKGSYHVLGGLISPMDGIGPELLHIQPLVERVDRDGISEVILALTPSVEGDTTSLYLARLLKPFTQVSRIAYGLPVGSELEYADEVTLARALEGRRRME from the coding sequence CTGATTGATCAGTTCGAGCGGCTTCCCGGCATCGGGCCGCGCACGGCCCAGCGCCTGGCGCTGCACCTGTTGAACCAACCCAGCGAGCAAATCCAGGCGTTCGCCGATGCGCTGCTGGCCGCCCGCAGCCAGGTGGGTCAGTGCCAGCGTTGCTTTCACCTCTCGGCCGACCCCCTCTGCGAGATCTGCCGCAACGAAGAACGCAGTACCGGGGTGCTCTGCGTGGTCGCCGATTCCCGTGACCTGCTGGCCCTCGAACGCACCCGCGAGTTCAAGGGGAGCTATCACGTGCTCGGCGGGCTGATCTCGCCCATGGATGGCATCGGCCCAGAGCTGCTGCACATCCAGCCGCTGGTGGAGCGCGTGGACCGGGACGGCATCAGCGAAGTGATCCTGGCCCTCACCCCCAGCGTGGAGGGGGACACCACCAGCCTCTATCTGGCCCGCCTGCTCAAACCCTTCACCCAGGTCAGCCGCATCGCCTACGGGCTACCAGTCGGCAGCGAACTGGAGTACGCCGATGAGGTCACCCTGGCGCGGGCCCTCGAGGGGCGGCGGCGGATGGAGTGA